From the genome of Carettochelys insculpta isolate YL-2023 chromosome 12, ASM3395843v1, whole genome shotgun sequence, one region includes:
- the LYSMD2 gene encoding lysM and putative peptidoglycan-binding domain-containing protein 2 isoform X2, whose protein sequence is MAEFPPGPLSLREEPPDARSGSESESEAELSQSLARTKIRSYGSTASVAAPLAERYLEHRISAGDTLQGIALKYGVTMEQIKRANKLFTSDCIFLRKTLNIPVIPEKPLLFNGFNSLESPENEPIDISLCGDRPMTVQEESSSSPSPQEPEKQLAAPEELSAKDFLQRLDLQIKLSKQAARKLKDEGNREEDEKSSYATSSYHQ, encoded by the exons ATGGCGGAGTTCCCGCCGGGACCCCTCTCCCTGCGGGAGGAGCCCCCGGACGCCCGCTCCGGCTCCGAGTCCGAGTCGGAGGCCGAGCTGTCGCAGAGCCTGGCCCGCACCAAAATCCGCTCGTACGGCAGCACGGCCAGCGTAGCGGCCCCCTTGGCGGAGCGCTACCTGGAGCATCGCATCAGCGCGGGGGACACGCTGCAGGGCATCGCGCTCAAGTACGGAGTCACG atGGAACAAATAAAAAGGgcaaataaactgtttactaGTGACTGTATATTCCTGAGGAAAACATTGAATATTCCAGTTATACCAGAGAAGCCATTACTGTTCAATGGATTTAATTCACTGGAATCTCCTGAGAATGAACCTATTGACATTTCTCTTTGTGGTGACAGACCAATGACAGTTCAGGAAGAGAGTAGTTCTTCTCCTAGTCCTCAAGAACCTGAGAAGCAACTGGCTGCGCCCGAAGAATTGTCTGCCAAAGATTTTCTACAGAGACTGGACTTGCAGATTAAATTATCAAAACAGGCGGCCAGGAAGCTAAAAGATGAAGGTAACAG
- the LYSMD2 gene encoding lysM and putative peptidoglycan-binding domain-containing protein 2 isoform X1, with product MAEFPPGPLSLREEPPDARSGSESESEAELSQSLARTKIRSYGSTASVAAPLAERYLEHRISAGDTLQGIALKYGVTKFPPLALTGCCNNGSMSSIPALNKSNRAKMKSTTDEMEQIKRANKLFTSDCIFLRKTLNIPVIPEKPLLFNGFNSLESPENEPIDISLCGDRPMTVQEESSSSPSPQEPEKQLAAPEELSAKDFLQRLDLQIKLSKQAARKLKDEGNREEDEKSSYATSSYHQ from the exons ATGGCGGAGTTCCCGCCGGGACCCCTCTCCCTGCGGGAGGAGCCCCCGGACGCCCGCTCCGGCTCCGAGTCCGAGTCGGAGGCCGAGCTGTCGCAGAGCCTGGCCCGCACCAAAATCCGCTCGTACGGCAGCACGGCCAGCGTAGCGGCCCCCTTGGCGGAGCGCTACCTGGAGCATCGCATCAGCGCGGGGGACACGCTGCAGGGCATCGCGCTCAAGTACGGAGTCACG AAGTTTCCTCCTTTGGCTCTCACTGGTTGTTGCAATAATGGGAGCATGTCATCTATACCTGCTCTGAACAAGAGTAACAGAGCGAAGATGAAATCGacaactgatgaa atGGAACAAATAAAAAGGgcaaataaactgtttactaGTGACTGTATATTCCTGAGGAAAACATTGAATATTCCAGTTATACCAGAGAAGCCATTACTGTTCAATGGATTTAATTCACTGGAATCTCCTGAGAATGAACCTATTGACATTTCTCTTTGTGGTGACAGACCAATGACAGTTCAGGAAGAGAGTAGTTCTTCTCCTAGTCCTCAAGAACCTGAGAAGCAACTGGCTGCGCCCGAAGAATTGTCTGCCAAAGATTTTCTACAGAGACTGGACTTGCAGATTAAATTATCAAAACAGGCGGCCAGGAAGCTAAAAGATGAAGGTAACAG